Proteins from a single region of Streptomyces sp. HUAS 15-9:
- a CDS encoding ABC transporter permease has translation MSSHPSPTTTLNEALRAAPSTTLSPNAVASKAVDAPIPLRAHLRHTGALIRRNLLWIRQDPESMFDAILFPVIFTLLFVYVFGGSIGQSLGGGQDQYVQYVVPGLMAMMGMNMAQGVGTGFNTDFNSGVMDRFRSLPIGRGSVLFAKIAVELMRMLFATVVLVIVGVLVGFDINNWPGLLASVGLSAVFGSALMWVFLTLGVIMKNAQSVQAMGFLVLMPLQFGSSIFAPTASMPGWLQNFTEYNPLSALADTARGLMVGGPVTHGLWVTLAWSAGLTAVMAPVAIHKFRTKN, from the coding sequence ATGAGCTCCCACCCGTCGCCCACCACCACCCTGAACGAGGCGCTTCGCGCCGCCCCTTCGACCACTCTCTCTCCGAACGCAGTCGCCTCGAAGGCGGTCGACGCGCCCATCCCGCTCCGTGCCCATCTGCGCCACACCGGCGCGCTCATCCGCCGCAATCTGCTGTGGATCCGGCAGGACCCGGAGTCGATGTTCGACGCCATCCTGTTCCCGGTGATCTTCACCCTGCTGTTCGTCTACGTCTTCGGCGGCTCCATCGGGCAGTCGCTGGGCGGCGGTCAGGACCAGTACGTGCAGTACGTCGTGCCCGGCCTCATGGCCATGATGGGCATGAACATGGCCCAGGGCGTGGGCACCGGCTTCAACACGGACTTCAACTCCGGTGTCATGGACCGCTTCCGGTCCCTGCCGATCGGGCGTGGCTCCGTGCTGTTCGCCAAGATCGCGGTGGAGCTGATGCGGATGCTCTTCGCGACCGTCGTGCTCGTCATCGTCGGCGTGCTCGTGGGCTTCGACATCAACAACTGGCCGGGGCTGCTCGCCTCGGTGGGTCTGTCCGCGGTGTTCGGCTCGGCCCTGATGTGGGTGTTCCTCACCCTCGGTGTGATCATGAAGAACGCGCAGTCCGTACAGGCCATGGGCTTCCTGGTGCTGATGCCGCTGCAGTTCGGCTCGTCGATCTTCGCGCCGACCGCCTCGATGCCGGGCTGGCTGCAGAACTTCACCGAGTACAACCCGCTGTCGGCCCTGGCGGACACCGCGCGCGGTCTGATGGTCGGCGGACCGGTCACGCACGGGCTGTGGGTGACCCTGGCCTGGTCGGCGGGGCTCACCGCGGTGATGGCACCGGTCGCGATCCATAAGTTCCGTACCAAGAACTGA
- a CDS encoding MFS transporter, translating to MTTPADRASHGSRIPEAVHRRRWAILGVLMLSLLIVVLDNSILNVAVKTISTPAPTGLGATQSEIEWAINAYTLVFAGLLFTSGLIGDRLGRKKVLLGGLLVFGIGSALAAESGSPDELIAYRALMALGAAFVMPATLAVLMNVFEREEQPKAIGIWAGGVGLAIAIGPITGGALLDHFWWGSVFFVNVPIVILALVLMIWLVPDSRDPKPGRLDPVGVVLSVVGLVLLVYGIIKGGELADFTDAKVLATIAAGLAVLAGFVVFEKRSDHPSLDVTYFKNKVFSAAMSAIALVFFALMGVTFFGVFYTQSVRGYSPLESGVLMLPLAAAQMIFAPRARLVVDRFGNKATTTAGLLLIAVTLVIFATFEADTPIWILEVDFFLMGTGMAHIMTPTSVVIMQALPREKAGSASALSNTFRQVGGALGIAVLGSVLATSYRTGIEDKLSLLPPGLRDTAGESIEATLGVARKLGPQGKDLVGPANDAFLHAMHVTALCGTGVAIIGAIVTALFLPGKPQAPQEGKPEQELVAAAD from the coding sequence ATGACAACTCCTGCCGACCGTGCCTCTCACGGTTCCCGGATACCTGAAGCGGTGCACCGCCGCCGCTGGGCGATCCTCGGCGTCCTGATGCTGAGCCTGCTGATCGTTGTGCTCGACAACTCGATCCTGAACGTCGCCGTCAAGACCATCTCCACCCCGGCGCCCACCGGACTGGGGGCCACCCAGAGCGAGATCGAGTGGGCGATCAACGCCTACACCCTCGTCTTCGCCGGCCTGCTGTTCACCTCCGGCCTCATCGGCGACCGGCTGGGCCGCAAGAAGGTCCTGCTCGGCGGCCTCCTCGTGTTCGGCATCGGCTCCGCCCTCGCCGCCGAGTCCGGCTCCCCGGACGAGCTGATCGCCTACCGCGCGCTGATGGCGCTCGGCGCCGCCTTCGTCATGCCCGCCACGCTCGCCGTGCTGATGAACGTCTTCGAGCGCGAGGAGCAGCCCAAGGCCATCGGCATCTGGGCCGGCGGCGTCGGACTCGCCATCGCCATCGGGCCGATCACCGGCGGCGCGCTCCTCGACCACTTCTGGTGGGGCTCGGTCTTCTTCGTCAACGTACCCATCGTGATCCTCGCGCTGGTGCTGATGATCTGGCTGGTGCCCGACTCGCGCGACCCCAAGCCCGGCCGCCTCGACCCCGTCGGCGTCGTGCTCTCGGTCGTCGGTCTGGTCCTGCTCGTCTACGGCATCATCAAGGGCGGCGAGCTCGCCGACTTCACGGACGCCAAGGTCCTGGCGACCATCGCGGCCGGTCTCGCGGTCCTGGCCGGCTTCGTCGTCTTCGAGAAGCGCAGCGACCACCCGTCCCTGGACGTCACCTACTTCAAGAACAAGGTCTTCTCGGCCGCCATGAGCGCCATCGCGCTGGTCTTCTTCGCGCTGATGGGCGTGACGTTCTTCGGTGTCTTCTACACCCAGAGCGTGCGCGGCTACTCACCGCTGGAGTCCGGTGTGCTGATGCTGCCGCTGGCCGCCGCGCAGATGATCTTCGCGCCGCGGGCCCGGCTGGTCGTCGACCGGTTCGGCAACAAGGCCACCACCACGGCCGGTCTGCTCCTCATCGCGGTGACGCTGGTCATCTTCGCCACCTTCGAGGCGGACACGCCGATCTGGATCCTGGAGGTCGACTTCTTCCTCATGGGCACCGGCATGGCGCACATCATGACGCCGACCTCCGTCGTCATCATGCAGGCCCTGCCGCGCGAGAAGGCCGGCTCGGCCTCCGCGCTCAGCAACACCTTCCGCCAGGTCGGCGGCGCCCTCGGCATCGCCGTGCTCGGCTCGGTCCTGGCCACCTCGTACCGCACCGGCATCGAGGACAAGCTGAGCCTGCTGCCGCCCGGCCTCAGGGACACGGCGGGAGAGTCCATCGAGGCCACCCTGGGTGTCGCCCGCAAGCTCGGCCCGCAGGGCAAGGATCTGGTCGGCCCCGCCAACGACGCGTTCCTGCACGCCATGCACGTCACCGCGCTGTGCGGCACGGGCGTGGCGATCATCGGCGCGATCGTGACGGCACTCTTCCTGCCGGGCAAACCGCAGGCACCGCAGGAGGGCAAGCCGGAACAGGAGTTGGTCGCCGCCGCGGACTAG
- a CDS encoding ATP-binding protein: MARGPARRRGRGAAGAGGARLRRALGADAVASAEGGYRLAAAPDDIDLHRFERLTGDGLRALADGDPAKAAGALDDALALWQDPALADLPDRTAEAARWETRRLDALRGRHTAALALGEAEHSLPELTALCDSHPLDESLQSLRLRALREAGRAAEALAAYEDVRQLLADRLGSDPGPELRALHAELLGLSAGSREPTGVAGADLFARGRTAEAAAEVRPTGMTGMTGMTGMTGNLPARLTSFVGREGDIEAIRGDLAAARLVTLLGPGGAGKTRLSQEAAETVRHATRDGVWLAELAPVDDPDAVPGAVLTAIGARETVLHGAGAETVRAVAADRHDDPVERLVEHCGRRRMLIILDNCEHVVDAAARLVERLLARCPELTVLATSREPLGVPGELLRPVEPLPEPFALRLLADRGTSARPGFQVDDDHEACAEICHRLDGLPLAIELAAARLRMMTPRQIADRLDDRFRLLTSGSRTVLPRQQTLRAVVDWSWDLLDEDERDVLRSLSVFAGGCDLAAAEAVCGPVALDALGSLVDKSLVVAAPAPDGAMRYRLLETVAEYAGERLDEAGQRKRTERAHLTYYRELVRTTDPLLRGPGQRDAVRRLQLEYENVRTALRHAVAEQDEQEALCLVLSLVWYWQMRDLRIEARIWCHEAMALGPDPFTEPARRAEPVWQRCVDTPPPLTGELLAEARRGVHLVHLSCMDTELDAWQVPAAQTKLRVITEVYEPGLPQTCRAPGMYWFFAVMLTGSADRLLEIVDGCVSTCRQTPGFEWELAGSLQMRANLLANRTAWAGDATRDAEEALEIFRRLGDDWGTAEALSARAEARERKGDYVRAAADYRVAVEHAERLGARAQMAVLSARLGSVLIEAGETERGESMLREVTAVGDGTTHEAMPMARLFLACRLSLTGRTGEAREQLRLLREEFKIAHFIVFDAMILGQEAWVDAVDGRHAESLDRARAALRHAADPLSRVITPHLDSICLTVAAMALAGLDGGTRATDAARCLAAADALLPPGHVASGTEREVREQTVARIRSVLDDEAYEAAYAQGGGLSLAEATALVRQA; encoded by the coding sequence GTGGCACGGGGACCCGCCCGCCGACGCGGCCGGGGCGCTGCAGGCGCTGGTGGGGCCAGGCTGCGCCGGGCGCTCGGCGCGGACGCGGTCGCCTCTGCGGAGGGCGGCTACCGGCTCGCCGCCGCCCCCGACGACATCGATCTGCACCGCTTCGAGCGGCTCACCGGCGACGGCCTGCGCGCCCTGGCCGACGGCGACCCCGCCAAGGCGGCCGGCGCCCTCGACGACGCCCTCGCGCTCTGGCAAGACCCCGCACTCGCCGACCTGCCCGACCGCACCGCGGAGGCCGCCCGCTGGGAGACCCGCCGCCTCGACGCCCTGCGCGGTCGGCACACCGCCGCGCTGGCCCTGGGCGAGGCCGAGCACTCCCTGCCCGAACTCACCGCGCTGTGCGACAGCCACCCGCTGGACGAGTCCCTCCAGTCCCTGCGGCTGCGCGCCCTGCGCGAGGCGGGCCGCGCGGCGGAGGCCCTGGCCGCCTACGAGGACGTACGACAACTGCTCGCGGACCGGCTCGGCTCCGACCCCGGCCCCGAACTGCGCGCGCTGCACGCGGAGTTGCTGGGCCTCTCGGCGGGCTCCCGGGAGCCGACCGGCGTGGCAGGAGCGGACCTCTTCGCCCGCGGCCGTACCGCGGAGGCCGCCGCCGAAGTCCGCCCGACCGGCATGACCGGCATGACCGGCATGACCGGCATGACCGGCAACCTCCCCGCCCGTCTCACCTCCTTCGTCGGCCGTGAGGGCGACATCGAGGCCATCCGGGGTGACCTCGCGGCCGCCCGGCTGGTGACCCTGCTCGGGCCCGGCGGGGCCGGCAAGACCCGGCTGTCACAGGAGGCCGCCGAGACCGTGCGCCATGCCACCCGGGACGGGGTGTGGCTGGCCGAGCTGGCACCCGTCGACGACCCGGACGCCGTACCGGGAGCCGTCCTCACCGCGATCGGCGCCCGCGAGACCGTGCTGCACGGCGCCGGTGCCGAGACCGTGCGAGCCGTCGCCGCCGACCGGCACGACGACCCCGTGGAGCGACTGGTCGAGCACTGCGGCCGCCGCCGCATGCTGATCATCCTGGACAACTGCGAACACGTCGTGGACGCGGCCGCCCGCCTGGTGGAGCGGCTCCTGGCACGCTGCCCGGAGCTGACGGTCCTGGCCACCAGCCGCGAACCCCTCGGCGTGCCGGGCGAGTTGCTGCGCCCCGTGGAACCGCTGCCGGAGCCCTTCGCGCTCAGGCTGCTCGCCGACCGGGGCACGTCGGCGCGCCCCGGGTTCCAGGTCGACGACGACCACGAGGCCTGCGCGGAAATCTGCCACCGCCTCGACGGCCTCCCCCTCGCGATCGAGCTGGCGGCCGCCCGGCTGCGGATGATGACACCGCGTCAGATCGCCGACCGGCTCGACGACCGCTTCCGCCTCCTCACCTCCGGCAGCCGCACCGTGCTGCCCCGCCAGCAGACCCTGCGTGCCGTCGTCGACTGGTCCTGGGACCTGCTCGACGAGGACGAACGGGACGTCCTGCGCAGCCTGTCGGTGTTCGCAGGCGGCTGCGACCTCGCGGCCGCCGAGGCGGTGTGCGGACCGGTCGCGCTGGACGCGCTCGGTTCCCTGGTCGACAAGTCCCTCGTCGTGGCCGCCCCCGCGCCCGACGGCGCGATGCGCTACCGGCTCCTGGAGACCGTCGCCGAGTACGCGGGCGAACGGCTCGACGAGGCCGGGCAGCGCAAGCGGACCGAGCGCGCGCATCTGACGTACTACCGCGAACTCGTCCGCACGACCGACCCGTTGCTGCGCGGCCCCGGCCAACGCGACGCCGTCCGGCGGCTCCAGCTGGAGTATGAGAACGTGCGCACCGCCCTGCGCCACGCCGTCGCCGAACAGGACGAGCAGGAGGCGCTCTGCCTGGTCCTCTCCCTGGTCTGGTACTGGCAGATGCGCGATCTGCGCATCGAGGCGCGCATCTGGTGCCACGAGGCCATGGCCCTCGGCCCCGACCCGTTCACCGAGCCGGCGCGCCGCGCCGAACCGGTCTGGCAGCGCTGCGTCGACACCCCGCCCCCGCTGACCGGCGAACTCCTCGCCGAGGCCCGACGCGGTGTCCACCTGGTCCATCTCTCCTGCATGGACACGGAGCTGGACGCCTGGCAGGTCCCGGCGGCGCAGACGAAGCTGCGCGTGATCACCGAGGTGTACGAGCCCGGTCTGCCGCAGACGTGCCGTGCCCCCGGCATGTACTGGTTCTTCGCCGTGATGCTGACCGGCAGCGCGGACCGGCTGCTCGAGATCGTCGACGGCTGCGTGAGCACCTGCCGACAGACGCCGGGCTTCGAGTGGGAGCTGGCCGGATCCCTGCAGATGCGGGCCAACCTCCTCGCCAACCGCACCGCCTGGGCGGGCGACGCGACCCGGGACGCGGAGGAGGCGCTGGAGATCTTCCGGCGCCTCGGCGACGACTGGGGCACCGCCGAGGCGCTCTCCGCCCGCGCCGAGGCCCGGGAACGCAAGGGCGACTACGTACGGGCCGCCGCCGACTACCGGGTGGCCGTCGAGCACGCCGAACGCCTCGGCGCCCGCGCCCAGATGGCCGTGCTCAGCGCCCGGCTGGGCAGCGTGCTCATCGAAGCGGGCGAGACGGAACGCGGCGAGAGCATGCTGCGCGAGGTCACCGCCGTCGGTGACGGCACGACCCACGAGGCCATGCCCATGGCCCGGCTCTTCCTCGCCTGCCGGCTCAGCCTGACCGGTCGCACCGGGGAGGCGCGCGAGCAACTCCGGCTGCTGCGCGAGGAGTTCAAGATCGCGCACTTCATCGTCTTCGACGCCATGATCCTCGGCCAGGAGGCCTGGGTGGACGCCGTCGACGGCCGCCACGCGGAGAGCCTGGACCGGGCCCGGGCGGCGCTGCGGCACGCCGCCGACCCGCTGTCCCGGGTCATCACCCCGCACCTGGACTCCATCTGCCTGACCGTCGCGGCGATGGCCCTGGCCGGCCTCGACGGCGGCACCCGCGCCACCGACGCCGCCCGCTGCCTGGCCGCCGCCGACGCGCTGCTGCCGCCGGGCCATGTCGCCTCCGGTACGGAGCGCGAGGTGCGCGAGCAGACCGTGGCCCGGATCCGGTCCGTGCTCGACGACGAGGCGTACGAGGCCGCGTACGCGCAGGGCGGCGGCCTCTCCCTCGCGGAGGCCACCGCCCTGGTCCGACAGGCGTGA
- a CDS encoding ATP-binding cassette domain-containing protein, whose protein sequence is MKRIDDNPSGANSAVTVRGLVKHYGETRALDGVDLDVREGTVMGVLGPNGAGKTTLVRILSTLLAPDAGHATVAGYDVVRQPRQLRRVIGLTGQYASVDEKLPGWENLYMIGRLLDLPRKEARARADELLERFSLTEAARRPAGTYSGGMRRRLDLAASMIGRPAVLYLDEPTTGLDPRTRNEVWDEVKAMVGDGVTVLLTTQYMEEAEQLASELTVVDRGKVIANGGIEELKARVGGRTLRVRPADPLELHPLAGMLDELGITGLASTTVDTEAGSLLVPILSDEQLTAVVGAVTARGITISSITTELPSLDEVFLSLTGHRASAPQDATPAEIREEVAV, encoded by the coding sequence ATGAAGCGAATCGACGACAACCCCAGTGGCGCGAACAGCGCCGTGACCGTGCGGGGGCTGGTCAAGCACTACGGCGAGACCAGGGCACTGGACGGTGTCGACCTGGATGTGCGCGAGGGCACCGTGATGGGTGTGCTCGGGCCGAACGGAGCCGGCAAGACCACCCTCGTACGCATCCTCTCCACCCTGCTGGCCCCCGACGCCGGACACGCCACCGTGGCCGGGTACGACGTCGTACGGCAGCCCCGGCAGCTGCGCCGGGTCATAGGCCTCACCGGGCAGTACGCATCGGTGGACGAGAAGCTCCCGGGCTGGGAGAACCTGTACATGATCGGGCGGCTGCTGGACCTGCCGCGCAAGGAGGCCCGCGCCCGCGCCGACGAGCTGCTGGAGCGCTTCTCGCTGACCGAGGCCGCCCGGCGGCCCGCGGGAACGTACTCCGGCGGTATGCGGCGGCGGCTCGACCTGGCCGCTTCGATGATCGGCCGGCCCGCCGTCCTCTACCTGGACGAGCCGACGACGGGACTCGACCCCCGTACCCGCAACGAGGTGTGGGACGAGGTCAAGGCCATGGTCGGGGACGGGGTCACCGTCCTGCTGACCACGCAGTACATGGAGGAGGCCGAGCAGCTCGCCTCCGAGCTGACCGTCGTGGACCGCGGGAAGGTCATCGCGAACGGCGGCATCGAGGAGCTGAAGGCCAGGGTCGGCGGACGCACGCTGCGCGTGAGGCCCGCGGACCCGCTGGAGCTGCACCCGCTCGCCGGGATGCTCGACGAGCTGGGCATCACCGGTCTGGCCAGTACGACCGTGGACACCGAAGCGGGCTCCCTGCTGGTGCCGATCCTCAGCGACGAGCAGCTGACCGCCGTGGTCGGCGCGGTCACCGCACGCGGCATCACCATCTCCTCGATCACCACCGAACTGCCCAGTCTGGACGAGGTGTTCCTGTCCCTCACCGGCCACCGCGCCAGTGCCCCGCAGGACGCCACGCCCGCCGAGATCCGCGAGGAGGTCGCCGTATGA
- the panB gene encoding 3-methyl-2-oxobutanoate hydroxymethyltransferase → MTQLSAAQNKPSDGSKALYGGKGTRRITVRDIALAKERGEKWPMLTAYDAMTASVFDDAGIPVLLVGDSAGNCHLGYETTVPVTLDEMTMLSAAVVRGTQRALIVGDLPFGSYQEGPVQALRSATRLVKEAGVGAVKLEGGERSYEQIRLLVESGIPVMAHIGLTPQSVNAMGYRVQGRGEEAAAQLLRDAKAVQDAGAFAVVLELVPAELAAEVTRVLHIPTVGIGAGAETDAQVLVWTDMLGLTGGRVPKFVKKYADLREVMGSAVKEFAEDVVGGTFPLEEHSVH, encoded by the coding sequence ATGACGCAGCTATCGGCTGCCCAGAACAAGCCCTCCGACGGCAGCAAAGCGCTGTACGGGGGCAAGGGCACACGCCGCATCACCGTCCGCGACATCGCCCTCGCCAAGGAGCGGGGCGAGAAATGGCCCATGCTCACCGCCTACGACGCGATGACCGCGTCCGTCTTCGACGACGCCGGCATCCCGGTGCTCCTGGTCGGCGACTCGGCGGGCAACTGCCACCTCGGGTACGAGACGACCGTGCCCGTCACCCTCGACGAGATGACCATGCTGTCGGCCGCGGTCGTACGCGGCACCCAGCGCGCCCTGATCGTCGGCGACCTGCCCTTCGGCTCGTACCAGGAGGGCCCGGTGCAGGCGCTGCGCTCGGCGACCCGGCTGGTGAAGGAGGCCGGCGTCGGCGCGGTGAAGCTGGAGGGCGGCGAGCGCTCCTACGAGCAGATCCGGCTGCTGGTGGAGTCCGGCATCCCGGTCATGGCCCACATCGGTCTGACCCCGCAGTCCGTGAACGCCATGGGCTACCGCGTCCAGGGGCGCGGCGAGGAGGCTGCCGCACAGCTGCTGCGCGACGCCAAGGCCGTACAGGACGCGGGCGCGTTCGCGGTGGTCCTCGAACTGGTCCCGGCCGAGCTCGCCGCCGAGGTGACGCGCGTGCTGCACATCCCGACCGTGGGCATCGGCGCCGGTGCGGAGACGGACGCGCAGGTGCTGGTGTGGACCGACATGCTCGGTCTGACCGGTGGCCGGGTGCCGAAGTTCGTGAAGAAGTACGCCGACCTGCGTGAGGTCATGGGCAGCGCGGTGAAGGAGTTCGCGGAGGACGTCGTGGGCGGGACGTTCCCGCTGGAGGAGCACTCCGTCCACTGA
- a CDS encoding DUF6578 domain-containing protein translates to MGMWRVFYESWQMECCGAPFSVGEEVNWPLAPMDPEDVRTWIPDEGHDRYDGTVRFDAHGDGWPTTRGRVLDIRLVRQVYAERSPGAHTLEPVPDTRSLTPVDTCPKWFEHEEPRTTSGLRRAHLTTGALVTLDAPDASPPEPRDRP, encoded by the coding sequence ATGGGAATGTGGCGGGTGTTCTACGAGAGTTGGCAGATGGAGTGCTGCGGTGCACCCTTCTCGGTCGGGGAGGAGGTGAACTGGCCGCTCGCCCCCATGGACCCCGAGGACGTCAGGACGTGGATCCCGGACGAGGGACATGACCGGTACGACGGGACGGTCAGGTTCGACGCCCACGGAGACGGTTGGCCCACGACCCGGGGCCGGGTCCTCGACATCCGTCTCGTGCGCCAGGTGTACGCGGAGCGCAGCCCGGGAGCGCACACGCTCGAACCCGTGCCCGACACGAGGTCGCTCACACCCGTCGACACCTGCCCGAAGTGGTTCGAGCACGAGGAACCCCGTACGACATCGGGACTGCGCCGCGCCCACCTCACCACCGGTGCCCTCGTCACCCTCGACGCCCCGGACGCCTCGCCGCCCGAACCCCGTGACCGGCCCTGA
- a CDS encoding site-2 protease family protein, translating to MTSATARTRSDRRISPVFLGILAVTAVTGWATWTGFAEQPGIAVFLFVTAAWIVSLCLHEYAHARTALHSGDISVGAKGYLTLNPLKYTHALLSIVLPVLFVIMGGIGLPGGAVFIERGRIRGRWRHSLISAAGPLTNVLFAAVCTAPFWLHALDGVPRDFRYALAFLALLQVTAAILNFLPVPGLDGYGVIEPWLSYNVKRQVEPFAPFGLLFVFALLWVPSLNHAFFDVIDAILRGLGITGDDRYCGQQLYRFWLGTDEYCAVSS from the coding sequence ATGACCTCCGCAACCGCCCGCACCCGCAGCGACCGGCGGATCAGTCCCGTCTTCCTCGGCATCCTGGCCGTCACGGCGGTCACCGGGTGGGCCACCTGGACCGGGTTCGCCGAGCAGCCGGGGATCGCCGTGTTCCTGTTCGTGACGGCGGCCTGGATCGTGTCCCTGTGTCTGCACGAGTACGCGCACGCGCGCACCGCGCTGCACAGCGGGGACATCTCCGTCGGCGCCAAGGGCTACCTCACGCTGAACCCGCTGAAGTACACGCACGCGCTGCTGAGCATCGTGCTGCCGGTGCTGTTCGTGATCATGGGCGGGATCGGTCTGCCGGGCGGCGCGGTGTTCATCGAGCGCGGCCGGATCCGGGGGCGCTGGCGACACAGCCTGATCTCGGCGGCGGGCCCGCTGACGAACGTGCTGTTCGCGGCGGTGTGCACGGCCCCGTTCTGGCTGCACGCCCTGGACGGGGTGCCGCGCGACTTCCGGTACGCGCTGGCCTTCCTCGCGCTGCTCCAGGTCACGGCCGCGATCCTGAACTTCCTGCCGGTGCCCGGCCTGGACGGCTACGGCGTGATCGAGCCCTGGCTGTCGTACAACGTGAAGCGCCAGGTGGAGCCGTTCGCGCCGTTCGGCCTGCTGTTCGTGTTCGCGCTGCTGTGGGTGCCGTCCCTCAACCACGCGTTCTTCGATGTGATCGACGCGATCCTGCGCGGTCTGGGGATCACCGGCGACGACCGGTACTGCGGCCAGCAGCTCTACCGGTTCTGGCTGGGCACCGACGAGTACTGCGCGGTCAGCTCGTGA